One genomic region from Nymphaea colorata isolate Beijing-Zhang1983 chromosome 10, ASM883128v2, whole genome shotgun sequence encodes:
- the LOC116262131 gene encoding peroxidase P7-like, translating into MAALGSFIFSVLFLLVTIIDSSSSLWSNYYYTSCPQAHTIIKAGVQEAVKKEARMGASLLRLHFHDCFVNGCDGSILLDQGEGNFTTEKEAPPNNGSVRGFEVIDSIKAQLEKACPGVVSCADILAVAARDAVVELGGAPWGVPLGRKDATTASQDLATLRLPNPDSNLAELIGNFSVQGLSEYDMIVLSGGHTIGKGRCLTFNTALYQDSNIDPSYAASLKSKCPNSATDATLFPIDVQTENVFDNDYYKNLIQKRGLFRSDRVLYNGGSADSTVACFANSQNKFFKEFGISMIKMGRIQPAAGTKLEVRRNCRKPNSVA; encoded by the exons ATGGCCGCCCTCGGTTCCTTCATCTTCTCGGTCCTCTTTCTGTTGGTTACCATTATCGATTCCTCGTCTAGCCTGTGGAGCAACTACTACTACACTTCCTGCCCTCAGGCGCATACCATAATAAAAGCAGGCGTTCAAGAAGCTGTAAAGAAGGAAGCCCGCATGGGGGCGTCCTTGCTGCGCCTGCATTTCCATGACTGCTTTGTGAAT GGGTGCGATGGATCGATCCTGTTGGACCAGGGAGAAGGCAACTTCACCACCGAGAAAGAAGCACCTCCAAACAATGGCTCAGTCCGAGGCTTTGAAGTCATCGACAGTATCAAGGCGCAGTTAGAGAAGGCCTGCCCGGGGGTCGTCTCCTGCGCGGACATCCTCGCCGTTGCTGCCCGTGACGCCGTCGTTGAG TTGGGAGGTGCGCCATGGGGAGTTCCACTTGGAAGAAAAGACGCCACAACTGCAAGCCAAGATCTTGCCACTCTGCGCCTTCCTAACCCTGACTCAAATCTCGCCGAGCTGATAGGGAATTTTTCGGTGCAAGGACTTTCAGAGTATGACATGATAGTTCTTTCAG GAGGGCACACAATAGGGAAGGGCAGATGCTTGACATTTAACACGGCACTCTACCAGGACTCGAACATCGATCCTTCCTACGCGGCGTCGTTGAAGAGTAAGTGCCCCAATAGCGCCACCGACGCGACCCTCTTCCCCATTGACGTGCAGACGGAGAACGTGTTCGACAACGACTACTACAAGAACCTAATCCAGAAGAGGGGCCTCTTCCGCTCCGATCGGGTGCTCTACAATGGCGGCTCCGCCGACTCCACCGTCGCCTGCTTCGCCAACAGTCAGAACAAGTTCTTCAAGGAATTTGGGATCTCCATGATCAAGATGGGTCGCATCCAGCCAGCTGCAGGAACCAAGCTGGAGGTGAGGCGCAACTGCAGGAAGCCCAATTCCGTGGCCTGA